A segment of the Anguilla anguilla isolate fAngAng1 chromosome 6, fAngAng1.pri, whole genome shotgun sequence genome:
AGAATGTCACAAACAATTCAAAGTATATAATCAACAAGGAGCAATCCAGTCTCACAGTGAAGAACCTCGTTAGATCTGAAAGTGGTAAGTAGTTCAGatagccatccatccatctgagCTTGACTGAAACCTGACTGTTATCGTTCTGCAACACTCCTATTTTACTTAAGTCATGACAAAGCTTTTCAGCacagtgcttttttaaaatattgctgtAGCTTGAATGGCTTTATTTCACCAGAAAAGAGGTGAGTGGGGTGGGTTGCCAAGGGCTCGAAATTCTCtcaaaaaagccaaaaatacTGGTCATATATTCTGAAGTCATGGTCCGCAGTTTCCCACCTTACCACATTTCCTTTTCCCTTGCATGTCAAAAGTACccctttttccatttaaacatAACTTTAAGTGGCATACAcgtcaaccttttttttttcaagttttgaaatgattatatatttctttttttcccacaggaaTATATAAATGCTCTGTGAACACTGGCGTTGTGGAGTTCATCCGAAGCCAGGACATTACAGTGCTGCCTGCACCCACGGTGTTTGTGGAGAAGCAAGTAATCAACAGCCACTGCAATACAGCGGTCAAGTTGACGTGCTGTGGACAAGCACGCAACTTCCTTCTAGAGTGGATCGATAAACAAAGTGGTAAAACACTGAGCTCACAGGGTAATTCCCCCGTTATTATCCTAAACATACTGTTATTTCTTATGTAGGTCTGCTTCCAGGGCCTGCTCatgctgtgtttgttgttgctCCGGgtataaatttgattgatatcTTGAGTCGTTTGCACTGTTTAGTGTCGTAATTCCAATCAGAATATGTGTGGGATTACAGGGCTTTTTCTCCATTGAAATGTATCAGGCGTGCCACCTCAGCGTTTTTTCAAGCTACCTATAGGATAAATTGCCCAAAACCAGAGAGGTTATGTGATTATGGCAGCTATGCATctgaaatgaataatatttctgaaatgttttttccccctgcaggTTTCAGTGAAGATAACTGTACTACGATGGACAGGAGATGCCAAAACGTGGAAACCCGAGtgttcatttgcaaaatgacaTTCAGAAGCAAGGCTTTCACACAGGAAGCTACCTTGCGCTTTTTTGAAGACGGTCAGTGTTGATAGGTTTGACCTGAAGATTCAAAGTGTAGTTACTCTAAATTGTAAAATTATAGGTTTTTACTAATTTCCACTGTAAAATGTTGCATATAATTGCACCATGGCGACAACTTGTGATACGCCATATCAACATACTACATACTTTTCGTTTAAATGCGGGATTGACTCAAGAGCACATGGGCTCAGTTTATGACGTAGGAAAACACCAACCAGTTCATATGCTACACGACCCATGCGCTCATGCAATGGAATGCATTAAGCAGTTCCGGTACGactgtagggagagagagacctcacGTAAAAGCCGTGTAAAACTAATATATTGTTCAACATTTCCTCCAGGTGTGATATTTTCTTGTGACGACGGCGTGTACGGCCTTGGAAGAGAAAATGACATCGCTGTCGTGGGCTGCTCAAGGGGTGCAGAAGGCAGCAGGGCTGCACGATGTGAGAGGGGCAAATGGACGTTCGTGAACAACACCTGCCTCTTACCAGAAATTAAGGAGCTACAGTTTAAATCACTGGTAATATCCCGTTCCTTATAATAAGCTCACATCTAACCAAAGAACATGTTAATTGCTACACCGTGTTTATATGGgtcggcagtgtagtataatggctaaaaagttggttttgtaacctaaaggtcgcaggatcgattccccggtaggacactgccgttgtacccttgagcaaggtacttaacctgcattgctccagtatatatccagctgtatcattggatacaatgtaaggcgctctggataagagcgtctgctaaatgcctgtaatgtaatgtaatgtcatatgTGTGGTACTCCCTAATTGGTGAGAAGTCTATGTTACCCAATGACAAgagcagaaaagaaaatttgGTTCAACACTGCAAactgtttaaatgtgatttgAACACCTCAACAGTCAGATATAATTAAGGGGTGTGCAACAAGGAGTGATGTAGCTTTAACAAAAATCCAGAAATCCAGAACTGGTCACACTAATCCTGACTATGGTCAGGAGTCCAATGGTGCAAATTGACAGTAGTGAGAGTTTCAGTTAGCTGGATTTTCCCCTCTTAACTGCACAGTAGTGACCTCTCTGTTTGATCAGGGAACTGCAGTCTGCTTTTTCTATAGCTTTATACTGTACGATGTGCGGTCCTCCTGCAAAATGTCTGTGCAGATCTGCTGTCAAACTGCAGGCTGGAATGAAGAGGTTGCTGACTATATCAGCTTGAAATGATTCACACATCTGGgctgacatagctcaggaggtaagagcggttgactggcagtcggagggctgcCGGTTCGATCCACCACCCTGggagtgtcaaagtgtccctgagcaagacacctaacccttaattgctcccaatgagttgattggtaccttgcatggcagtcTTTCATcattggtgtgtgaatgggtgaatgagaggcatcaattgtaaagcattttggataaaagtgctatataaatgcagtccatttaccatttacacgcTAGCCTGCACACAGATATTATTAACTTCACTATGGCTAATGGAACATCAAGGACCACGATGGAAATATGTCCAGGACTTTTTTGTGTTACccttgacaatttcttcacatgcaagtcttttgatacatgtgttttaattttgtcaaataaactaaactaaactgaaGACTAACGAGAAGGTAGACTCCATGTCCCTCCATTCCCCTTCTTTTTCTAAACCACAGGGGGTTCTGTTTAATACCAGCAGTTGCGCAAACATCAGTTGAATCGATGTTTATCATGCGCACCCACCCGCTTAAAAAATTTTCCTAAGATGCATCACAGTGTTTGAATGGTTCAATGTCAACGGATATGGTGGCAAATCAGCGACAAAAACTCACGAGGACAAAAACGAGACCTTGCACAAGGGTGAGCAAAGTGTACTTGTGCACCCGAGCGTTCTCAGTAAACTCGCACACACGAGTGAATGATTTCATTGGTTCATTGGTCTGAACCAATTAAAACTCGCCTGAGTACATGTCACTCGCACAGAGGGAATAGTCACACTTGGGAGTACATTTTGCTGGCGTGgagagaatacacacacacaaaggtctCATTTTTTTCCTAGCGGAATTTCTTGTTGACTTGCCACCGTAGACGGAAACGAGAACCGGAAACTTCAGAGTTACAAATTAAGAACGGCCCCAACTGGGTAACCTAATGTTATGGTACATGCATCTGTACCCTCTCAAATTGACAGAAGATGATGTAACTGTAGGACAGCTGTGACTGGAACCATCCTATTCCAGGAATAAAGACAAAAcgaaaaaacaaatttaaactcAGGGAGCTAGGGAGGGGAAAAATGTACTCGTGCAAAGAAGAGGGACAGAAGTACTCCAGGAACTGAGAGCAGGGGCACCATAAGGGGTTGAAAGTTAGGACAATTACAAGCTTAGAAAGAATGAGAACATAGGATTTTCTTGGGGTTTCATGGGGTTCAGAATCCCAACTGGAATCCCTGACTGGgagtgaaaagaaaacagaatggaAACACACAAGGTCAAACTCAAGCCTCTGGTCAAACGAGTCGTCGCTGCCAAGCATTCGCCATTGCTTTGTTAAATACAAAGACCACACGTAATTGGTGGTActttttcttgttgttgtcATTATAACATGAAATAACATCGTAATGCTGTATCGATGAATGGACATATGACCGTATCCTGACCACGATTGAGGTAATTATAGCGAAAGCATGTCCCAGTTGGGGTACAATAATATTCCTGCACCTACTGTTGCATGCATGTCTTCGAAAAACAACAAACTTCACATCAGCAGAAACTGTTTGGCTTGTCCCCCAGAGGTGTATATTTCTGTGAAAGCCCCTTTACCAATTAATCAGTTGTGAGTGATGCTACTATTCCCAGTAAAAAAAAGGGTGTGGCACTATCAGACTGTGGATCGTTGCTTGTTCCCTCTTCTGGTCTTAGGGTTGAACTTCATGCATATCCTTAACGCATGTAAAACGTGTGTGCTTTTTTAAGAGGATGTGGCTGATCTGAGGCTTAACATCAGTTGGGCtataaatttcaaatttaatattgccatttattttcttttaatgtgcAGGTTTTGGATCAAGAAGGCGTTGATGCTTTTGTACAGGAACTCCGAAACATCACCAGTTTGTCAAAAGATGAAGTAGCCATTTCAACTGCGAATATTTTAACCGTTGTGAACATACTGAACaatgttattaatgttataaatggaaatgatgtCAGCAGTACTGTGGTTGAGGTATGAAATGttggctgtttattttcctAACTGACATGTTTATGCACACTATATGACTATAATCCAGCAGTTTCTTGTTTTAAGGAAAAAGATTCTTCTTGTAAGGATACTTAGCGGGAAATATTTTCGCTGTGGTAGCAAGTGGTTAAATGATGTTAAATAATGTAAACTGTTAACTATTGTCAGATGGTACATACAAAATATTATAAGCCAGCGAATTATCATGTGTATGCAAggttgaagaaaaataactaagATCCTGAATCCAActcctttttttccttgtttccttttttaattttcagaattttctgcAAACTGTGGATATTTTAGTTTCAACAGAAACCGAAGGAACCTGGGGCTTACTAAATGAAGGCAACTCCACCAACAGGACTGGCTCAGATTTACTGAATTCAGTAGAGGAAATCGCGAAGGTCATCAGAAACACTTCCGTCAGCATTACGACATCCACAATGcagttaaacaaaacaatattttttgacGAATTCAACATATCCTTTTTAAATTCAACTGATGAGATAATCGTGTTCGGATCGATGCCTAGCTTCCAAACTGAAATTACTACTGTACACTTTCGCACCCTGGACATAGTTTTACCGCCACGGAACCTCACCAGTTCGAATAACACGATTAACAGTGCCGTCTTATTAGCCTACACTAACAGCACGATTACTAACATCACTCTGACGTTCCAAATAAGAAACACAACACTGGGCAATCCACAGTGTGTCTTCTGGAACTTCACAGAAACAGCCTGGGACTCATCGGGGTGCGAGGTTAAAAATGTCGGGAACGAGAACATAACGTGCGTCTGTAACCACCTGACCTCCTTCTCCATATTGATGTCACCTTTCATCCCCGAAGCAATCAGACTCCTTTTGGATTTCATCACCTACATTGGAGTGGGCATATCAATGGGCAGCCTGGTCCTGTGCCTCATCATTGAAGCCATCGTTTGGACCGCCGTCACCAGAAACAACATATCGTACATGCGGCACGTCACCATCGTCAACATCGCTGTGTCCCTGCTGATCGCAAACATATGGTTCATCATCGGGGCGGCCATATCGGATATTGATGAGAAGACGCCAGTCGGACCCTGCAGTGCTGCAACTTTTTTCATCCACTTCTTTTACCTGGCCTTGTTCTTTTGGATGTTGATTTCAGGTGTCCTGCTTTTTTACCACATGGTCATGGTCTTCTCTCACATGTCCAAGAGGGTGATGATGGCCATCAGCTTCACGGTAGGCTATGGCGCCCCCCTAATCATTGCCGTCGTCACGGTGGCAGTCACAGCTCCACAGAACGGATACTTTCGGCAAGATGATGCTTGCTGGCTCAACTGGTTTCAGACAAAGGCTCTCCTTGCTTTTGTGATTCCTGCCCTGGCCATAGTGGCCATAAATTTCATCATCCTGATTGTGGTACTGTATAAATTGATAAGGAGGGGAGTTGGAGAGAACCAGACAGACGAGAGAAACGCTTTGGTGGTCATCGCAAGGTGTGTCGCTGTCCTCACCCCTTTCTTTGGGCTCACGTGGGGATTCGGAATAGGAGTCATGGTCGCACCAGAAAGTGTTGGCCTCCACATTGTGTTCGCCGTTCTCAATTCATTACAGGTACTCGTAAATGTTTATGCGTTCCGGTTTTATGCAAGTGTTTTTACATTACACCTAGTTTATTTGGCGAGCTTGCATATAATAAAATGACCAAGGCAACATTTTGCTGAGTATTTAATGGAATTATTGCTTTTCAGTACATGTGTATAGGATATGCACTGATAACGTCTCACGCAATTATTTAGTCTGCTAACACAGATGCTAAAAATTAACCCAATGCTTTCTGTTTCTTGTGAAGGGTTTCTTTGTCTTAGTGTTTGGAACACTGTTAGACAGCAGGGTAAGTCCTGAAGTTTTAGTATTGTTTATATACGTGAATTTATTACTGGAAACAAttagcagttaaaaaaaaaaaaaaatgtgtacagaAACTTCCACATTTCCTGGAGTAATTGCCTGTTCTTTTCCTGCAGATACGAGCAGCATTAGCAGGGAGGttttcattcatacacacaAGCTCCAACCGCACAAGGGTAAGTGCAGGCGACTGTGTGTTTCAATCCACTTCCTGCAAGGTACTGCTCTGGAACCATTctcttaaaggcatactatgcaggatttttaccttaaatattataaaataagcTCAGTGGCTACAGAGTATGTGGTATGGGATCAGGTTTTAGCTTTTGCATCTGTAGCCAGCTAGCAACTGCAATGGCGGAGGTGAAGAAGCACAAGGACGACTGCAAAGCAAAGTGAAACGACATTGAAACACGTCCCACAGAGCTTGTTCTAAAACCAACCTGAATTGCCTTCCCTCGATGTGCTACAGAGCTATCGAAGAATGGagatatgaaaattaaaaatgtataaaaataggatataaaatattaaaacgggggtgagtgggtggggttgaggaggaggagacatCTTTGTtcgtaaacacaggaccactgcaaggctaaaaatcctgcatagtatgcctttaaacacGAATATTTCTTTTATAGAGCACAAGTGGAGGTCCCTCTTCTTCAAGTGGATTGGGTCTGTTTCGAAGACGGCGCAGAAGAGGTAAGTGGACTTGACTGAGCACAACCTATAAAGCACATACAAGTCTGAGATACAAGTCTGAGAGTTTTCTGTacattatttgaaaaacattatGGTTGGTGTCTGTAGGTCTTAAATGTTTGTACATATTCCTTCAAAACTAGTTTCCATTTAAATCAAGGAAATTTAGACTTGCGGCACAATCATAAGAGTGTCATATAAGACCCCATTTAACTTTACAATTCACAGCAacataccaaaaataatttgatttttttttcagatacaTACCATGTCTCAGAAGTCGCATCATCAAGCCAGTCAACCGCTGCTTCAGAATCTTTCCTCAATACTTAATGCTGTTCAGCATGGCTGTCTATGttgttatataataatataccCATCAAGATCATGGATGTACAAATGGCTAAATGTCAATGCATTTTATTAGTTTAAAAAGCGCAGCCTTTTTTATGGATATACTTCTTCACGTTCTTCTCATTTTGTAAACATTATCTTGTCCTTCAGTTTTTGTACTACCGatacaaaatacataattgTTGAATAATAGCACTATATGTGCTATTCAAAACTTTCATGATAATAATCacagtaattattatttatcaaaaatgaaatattaccactgaaaatgaattgtgCACTTCAATTTCACTTTAATTACCCCAACACGTCTTTGCTGCTTGACCATTTCACTTGCCAATCAGGATGATTTAGTACATGTGATGATACTTGCGCCAATAGAGACATGGaaaaaacaaggacacacaGTGTCATTGATGCAAAGCATCCTTTAAGCTACTCGAGTGCTGATAGCCAGGTCCGTGAGGTGCTTCACatcgagaaaaaaaacaaacatttttttttaactatcaATCCCTTTTCCAGTTGATTCTAATCCCAGTGCAGTCTAGTAGTAAATCAAAGTTCCTCTCttaattttttcaaatgacATTTGAGCATGTTCTGTGAATGTAAGGTGATTTGCACACCTTACATTCTTTTTTACATGAAATCCATGTAACTGCTGTATGTTTAAAAGCATATTTGAACCAATTCAGGTAAAGTATTtaaatcaaacctacaaccttggTGTTCCCCAGTTCACCAACCCTGCCACCCATGATATTAATCTAATAAAATTCATATCAGCTCCTGCACCTTTCAGAACACTTAATACCTAATACCTAATTCTTCCTGCTAAATTGcttttgtgttgctgttgttttataGTCCATTTTGTACCCTGTTTCTCTTCATGTGACGTGCAGTGATCTCCATGGGGGGCTATGCGTAaaaggtgctgtaatttatacatggtgaaaccaaaatatgtaaaaatatcctttaataaaagctgagaatctgtactttaaccacattaaCTGTTATTTTGCAAATCCAAAATACAGTGCAAAACCACATCAATTAACCAGAAAATCAATTGCGACTTATGATTTCACAATTGTTATGAATGTAGGATGCAGAAATCGATGCTATAGCCTAATTCTGGTCAAGGTAGTAATAGCAAGTAAAGAAGTGCAGCCTTTCTAGTATTATGCCAACAGAAGAGACACTACTCTGCAAGACAAAAGTAGGCCTAAGAAACGTGTTTTGAATGGCACGTGATGCACTAACAACTAGAAGAAATAATATTCAAACGGCGTTACAGTTGTGAAATaatactttgaatggtacttgctcaatcgaacggtaaatgttaaaaacattcgattatagtcagcggcaccacaattttctgtcacaccctcaataaacagcaaaactcccagtagaagattgaattaaaccttttaaaatttctgaaacgttatcaattccgcttggccacagtgagtgaaactaggcgatctgaatgtatagtttctatgtaaattacgtcaaaaTGATTCAGGCTTTTTGTTTGCtgcctaaacttcacagcacacttgtagcaggACGGTGTTTCCAgccagatttctttacggggcgtggaaaggggagtagTTACTGTACATGTGACGCACCAAGTCGAGACTGTACGTGTGACGCaacattctcaaccggttgaaaataggacgataaatttaaaacgcatatttctccaaaaataaagaatggacatatttaatactttactcatcgtgtttcttcaatgcctcttgtgcaaatagcacataaaaccgagaaagtgtgaaaaccaccatgttactccttgaTCCCAAAACCTGATGGCGTCACTCTAGCTAATCCAGTGAAACTCTCACTCACCATCTCTCAGAaggagtgtgcttgtgtgtgtgcgtgcatgcgtgtgagtgtgtgtgtgagttcgtGTCTAGAGCACTCTAGACAACTGGTGCTGATTGGCCAAATTCGGGGGAGGAAAAACGCATTATTTGAGCGTTGCtaaatatggtatttgtatttggcGCCATCCCCAAGTTCTAGATACAGCCACATTGTTTACTTCTTTCAGCTATGTTTGTTAGCCTAGAGACAAGGCAGGTTTTCACATACCCATTTTGACACTTTCATAGCCAGTCACAAGAAGATCATTTGAATGACAATGGCACTGAGGAAAACTGCCAAATACCAACACATGACTCACATGTGGCACAACACCTACTGTAAgagatttaacatttaacatgaTAATGTTGAAAGTCACCGGGAATGATACTGTCAAGTATTGTTAACATCAGGAACAAAACATAATAGAACCCTTGCTTTCAATGCCGTCATTCCCCATATTCTAGATTtgattaaccctttaagatgtaagatcacaaatatgtgatcagaatgttcttaattgaacattATAGAGCTGATGCAATTGAAAGCATTGGAGATCTAGGacactgacttaaaataaaaaaaatttaaaaaaacattccaaaaaacctgctctcaAAGGGTTAAGGAAGAGTACAGACTTCTATaagtaaaattaataaaagaaacaaattataGTCAACACGCTGAAATTATCATCATATATGATCATAGGATGAATAAGCTTTTCCATTTTATGCAtctatgtttgtttgtttaccttTGTCTTCATCATATTCTGGATCACGAATAGTAAAGCATATAgagtttatttaataattaaataaaatctaaaaaataaacctgTCTTGCCAGACGTTCCTCCCACTGTGTTACGGGAAGGTTTATGTTCACATGTTTCCCATAGTTCACAATGTAGGCGTGTCCTCCACTAGTCTGCCCTAGATGCTTGTTTCAAATGTCGGCATTGACTGTTCACTGAAAAATGAGTCCTTCAGAAGGGAGGATCGGCAGATTCGCGGTAAGATTTAGTGGTTTAATAAGttctttcagcttttttttactAAACCCTAAACAGGACCCTCATTTGGGGAGTGGTCGTCTGAGCGAACTGACAGAAATACCTCTTCTTTTATGTGTAAACATTGTCAGAAATTCTTTACGTGGCCTGTTTtctttacatgtttttttctctccattgcTTACAAT
Coding sequences within it:
- the LOC118230343 gene encoding adhesion G protein-coupled receptor F5-like isoform X8, translated to MAILKTVFSLTLLLVIGNIFGTEGLDSHDNLSQVTHTDVYVPLDHLRLKRETLRGFEDYIIEIELSVSSISVVEELKTVLNSVGFPLRIEGAVNITDVNISTVCSPVDSGFQCKCEEEFSWSLESCRKYSNCSAITANTCGCINAIPPNGPFCELNPAPQLTPVEYIIEIEVNVSDIAVVNQLKSLLDSINFPFQLDHMIEITAVNLTTVCSKCGCVNAITPDGTFCPPVTTPSPTLPTNTTPSLNVSTTQEPNTTASFNESTTQESNTTSLSNVSTTQQPNTTASFNEITTQVSNTTSLSNVSTRQEPNTTSSSNVSTTQQPNTTTSSNVSTTREPKKPEPNTPSATLAVTSGMLTTATAKTAKFGLQMSFRIVDRTFDDSLSDTSSQEYMKLEIIVRNAIDKNYMKTVEEYIGVSDIRFSNGSVITKYTVRTNKVSSSDIEKANQAIVETLQHQSYNVDPKSFTAALIEDTFAGLPPVFAGDDMSLRCDPQVDTLGNPVTWRVKGQNVTNNSKYIINKEQSSLTVKNLVRSESGIYKCSVNTGVVEFIRSQDITVLPAPTVFVEKQVINSHCNTAVKLTCCGQARNFLLEWIDKQSGKTLSSQGFSEDNCTTMDRRCQNVETRVFICKMTFRSKAFTQEATLRFFEDGVIFSCDDGVYGLGRENDIAVVGCSRGAEGSRAARCERGKWTFVNNTCLLPEIKELQFKSLVLDQEGVDAFVQELRNITSLSKDEVAISTANILTVVNILNNVINVINGNDVSSTVVENFLQTVDILVSTETEGTWGLLNEGNSTNRTGSDLLNSVEEIAKVIRNTSVSITTSTMQLNKTIFFDEFNISFLNSTDEIIVFGSMPSFQTEITTVHFRTLDIVLPPRNLTSSNNTINSAVLLAYTNSTITNITLTFQIRNTTLGNPQCVFWNFTETAWDSSGCEVKNVGNENITCVCNHLTSFSILMSPFIPEAIRLLLDFITYIGVGISMGSLVLCLIIEAIVWTAVTRNNISYMRHVTIVNIAVSLLIANIWFIIGAAISDIDEKTPVGPCSAATFFIHFFYLALFFWMLISGVLLFYHMVMVFSHMSKRVMMAISFTVGYGAPLIIAVVTVAVTAPQNGYFRQDDACWLNWFQTKALLAFVIPALAIVAINFIILIVVLYKLIRRGVGENQTDERNALVVIARCVAVLTPFFGLTWGFGIGVMVAPESVGLHIVFAVLNSLQGFFVLVFGTLLDSRIRAALAGRFSFIHTSSNRTRSTSGGPSSSSGLGLFRRRRRRDTYHVSEVASSSQSTAASESFLNT
- the LOC118230343 gene encoding adhesion G protein-coupled receptor F5-like isoform X4 — protein: MAILKTVFSLTLLLVIGNIFGTEGLDSHDNLSQVTHTDVYVPLDHLRLKRETLRGFEDYIIEIELSVSSISVVEELKTVLNSVGFPLRIEGAVNITDVNISTVCSPVDSGFQCKCEEEFSWSLESCRKYSNCSAITANTCGCINAIPPNGPFCELNPAPQLTPVEYIIEIEVNVSDIAVVNQLKSLLDSINFPFQLDHMIEITAVNLTTVCSKCGCVNAITPDGTFCPPVTTPSPTLPTNTTPSLNVSTTQEPNTTASFNESTTQESNTTSSFNESTTQEPNTTSSSNVSTTQQPNTTSLSNVSTTQQPNTTSLSNVSTRQEPNTTSSSNVSTTQQPNTTTSSNVSTTREPKKPEPNTPSATLAVTSGMLTTATAKTAKFGLQMSFRIVDRTFDDSLSDTSSQEYMKLEIIVRNAIDKNYMKTVEEYIGVSDIRFSNGSVITKYTVRTNKVSSSDIEKANQAIVETLQHQSYNVDPKSFTAALIEDTFAGLPPVFAGDDMSLRCDPQVDTLGNPVTWRVKGQNVTNNSKYIINKEQSSLTVKNLVRSESGIYKCSVNTGVVEFIRSQDITVLPAPTVFVEKQVINSHCNTAVKLTCCGQARNFLLEWIDKQSGKTLSSQGFSEDNCTTMDRRCQNVETRVFICKMTFRSKAFTQEATLRFFEDGVIFSCDDGVYGLGRENDIAVVGCSRGAEGSRAARCERGKWTFVNNTCLLPEIKELQFKSLVLDQEGVDAFVQELRNITSLSKDEVAISTANILTVVNILNNVINVINGNDVSSTVVENFLQTVDILVSTETEGTWGLLNEGNSTNRTGSDLLNSVEEIAKVIRNTSVSITTSTMQLNKTIFFDEFNISFLNSTDEIIVFGSMPSFQTEITTVHFRTLDIVLPPRNLTSSNNTINSAVLLAYTNSTITNITLTFQIRNTTLGNPQCVFWNFTETAWDSSGCEVKNVGNENITCVCNHLTSFSILMSPFIPEAIRLLLDFITYIGVGISMGSLVLCLIIEAIVWTAVTRNNISYMRHVTIVNIAVSLLIANIWFIIGAAISDIDEKTPVGPCSAATFFIHFFYLALFFWMLISGVLLFYHMVMVFSHMSKRVMMAISFTVGYGAPLIIAVVTVAVTAPQNGYFRQDDACWLNWFQTKALLAFVIPALAIVAINFIILIVVLYKLIRRGVGENQTDERNALVVIARCVAVLTPFFGLTWGFGIGVMVAPESVGLHIVFAVLNSLQGFFVLVFGTLLDSRIRAALAGRFSFIHTSSNRTRSTSGGPSSSSGLGLFRRRRRRDTYHVSEVASSSQSTAASESFLNT
- the LOC118230343 gene encoding adhesion G protein-coupled receptor F5-like isoform X11, which gives rise to MAILKTVFSLTLLLVIGNIFGTEGLDSHDNLSQVTHTDVYVPLDHLRLKRETLRGFEDYIIEIELSVSSISVVEELKTVLNSVGFPLRIEGAVNITDVNISTVCSPVDSGFQCKCEEEFSWSLESCRKYSNCSAITANTCGCINAIPPNGPFCELNPAPQLTPVEYIIEIEVNVSDIAVVNQLKSLLDSINFPFQLDHMIEITAVNLTTVCSKCGCVNAITPDGTFCPPVTTPSPTLPTNTTPSLNVSTTQEPNTTSSSNVSTTQQPNTTTSSNVSTTREPKKPEPNTPSATLAVTSGMLTTATAKTAKFGLQMSFRIVDRTFDDSLSDTSSQEYMKLEIIVRNAIDKNYMKTVEEYIGVSDIRFSNGSVITKYTVRTNKVSSSDIEKANQAIVETLQHQSYNVDPKSFTAALIEDTFAGLPPVFAGDDMSLRCDPQVDTLGNPVTWRVKGQNVTNNSKYIINKEQSSLTVKNLVRSESGIYKCSVNTGVVEFIRSQDITVLPAPTVFVEKQVINSHCNTAVKLTCCGQARNFLLEWIDKQSGKTLSSQGFSEDNCTTMDRRCQNVETRVFICKMTFRSKAFTQEATLRFFEDGVIFSCDDGVYGLGRENDIAVVGCSRGAEGSRAARCERGKWTFVNNTCLLPEIKELQFKSLVLDQEGVDAFVQELRNITSLSKDEVAISTANILTVVNILNNVINVINGNDVSSTVVENFLQTVDILVSTETEGTWGLLNEGNSTNRTGSDLLNSVEEIAKVIRNTSVSITTSTMQLNKTIFFDEFNISFLNSTDEIIVFGSMPSFQTEITTVHFRTLDIVLPPRNLTSSNNTINSAVLLAYTNSTITNITLTFQIRNTTLGNPQCVFWNFTETAWDSSGCEVKNVGNENITCVCNHLTSFSILMSPFIPEAIRLLLDFITYIGVGISMGSLVLCLIIEAIVWTAVTRNNISYMRHVTIVNIAVSLLIANIWFIIGAAISDIDEKTPVGPCSAATFFIHFFYLALFFWMLISGVLLFYHMVMVFSHMSKRVMMAISFTVGYGAPLIIAVVTVAVTAPQNGYFRQDDACWLNWFQTKALLAFVIPALAIVAINFIILIVVLYKLIRRGVGENQTDERNALVVIARCVAVLTPFFGLTWGFGIGVMVAPESVGLHIVFAVLNSLQGFFVLVFGTLLDSRIRAALAGRFSFIHTSSNRTRSTSGGPSSSSGLGLFRRRRRRDTYHVSEVASSSQSTAASESFLNT